The proteins below come from a single Jaculus jaculus isolate mJacJac1 chromosome 12, mJacJac1.mat.Y.cur, whole genome shotgun sequence genomic window:
- the LOC123453737 gene encoding EKC/KEOPS complex subunit GON7-like produces the protein MELSAEYVGPGGEPQRLRASCEPAGDADRLRGLSSGVAHMKELVAEFFGALARRDAQGGAAEAAATAGDVDGDEDDAEDENNTDNRTNSLGSSAKRLKPS, from the coding sequence ATGGAGCTCTCGGCCGAGTACGTGGGACCGGGTGGCGAGCCGCAGCGGCTACGGGCGTCCTGTGAGCCGGCAGGGGACGCCGACCGCCTGCGGGGCCTGTCGTCGGGCGTGGCGCACATGAAGGAGCTTGTGGCGGAGTTCTTCGGCGCCCTGGCTCGGCGGGACGCGCAGGGCGGAGCGGCGGAGGCCGCGGCGACTGCGGGCGACGTAGACGGTGATGAAGATGATGCAGAAGATGAAAATAACACTGATAACAGGACTAACTCACTTGGATCATCTGCAAAACGGCTAAAACCATCTTAG